One genomic window of Halovivax cerinus includes the following:
- a CDS encoding PQQ-binding-like beta-propeller repeat protein: MRDLPAADELWRFEARDGIEGGPTIVNGTGYVGSADSHVYALDVQTGEERWRFETGDEVTGAPAVSEDTVVVGSTDGLLYGIDTKDGTERWSFETTSDATAEVDTSPTVINGTAYVGGGGIGDSYVHAVGIESGSERWRFETDESVNGSPTVVDVASADAESTTDRVVFVTSGTFDGIAHALDAGDGTERWRFQPEAQVSASPTVPVDSTVNGTGTAQTPDDTGEDVPPIDPERSVYIVNGSHHGTLSTLDTVTGETHWEVDTRGNLATMPTVAGGIVYFGSQNGVLYAIDAMSGEKCWAVDASFDTGLGVTADPTVVGDTVVVGTLATIVLGVDTDEGGTRWTFSTEGRPSPATVVDGTAFFGTDEGTLYAIDVPNETGNSTGSRVLRGTLGHHDHTVHRRPYPDFTETCLNCETNLAHLEEPSYCPNCGWELSA, encoded by the coding sequence ATGAGAGACCTTCCTGCGGCCGACGAACTGTGGCGATTCGAGGCTCGAGATGGTATTGAAGGAGGTCCAACGATCGTCAACGGCACTGGCTACGTCGGAAGCGCCGACAGCCATGTGTATGCACTCGACGTACAGACGGGGGAGGAACGATGGCGATTCGAGACGGGCGACGAGGTTACGGGTGCCCCGGCGGTCTCCGAAGACACAGTCGTCGTCGGTAGCACGGACGGACTCCTCTATGGTATCGATACCAAGGACGGTACGGAGCGGTGGTCTTTTGAGACAACCTCCGACGCCACTGCTGAAGTCGACACGTCACCGACCGTCATCAACGGGACGGCGTACGTCGGTGGCGGCGGAATCGGCGATAGCTACGTCCACGCGGTCGGTATCGAGAGTGGCAGCGAGCGATGGCGCTTTGAGACCGACGAGTCCGTGAATGGATCCCCGACGGTCGTTGACGTCGCGTCTGCCGATGCGGAGTCGACCACCGACCGAGTCGTATTCGTGACCTCGGGCACGTTTGATGGAATCGCTCACGCACTCGACGCGGGTGACGGAACCGAACGATGGCGGTTCCAGCCGGAGGCACAGGTCTCGGCATCGCCGACTGTCCCCGTTGATTCGACGGTAAACGGAACTGGGACTGCACAAACGCCGGACGATACCGGCGAGGACGTCCCACCCATCGATCCCGAACGATCCGTGTACATCGTCAACGGATCTCACCACGGGACATTGTCCACACTTGATACCGTGACTGGTGAGACACACTGGGAAGTCGACACGCGCGGGAATCTCGCAACGATGCCGACGGTAGCCGGTGGAATTGTCTACTTCGGTAGTCAGAATGGTGTCTTGTACGCAATCGATGCGATGTCCGGAGAGAAATGCTGGGCGGTAGACGCCAGCTTCGACACCGGTCTTGGTGTGACTGCCGATCCGACTGTGGTCGGTGATACGGTCGTGGTCGGAACGCTCGCAACCATCGTACTTGGCGTCGACACCGATGAGGGCGGTACTCGATGGACGTTCTCGACCGAAGGGAGGCCATCCCCTGCGACGGTCGTCGACGGCACCGCGTTCTTTGGAACCGACGAAGGGACGCTGTATGCCATCGATGTCCCGAACGAGACGGGAAACAGTACGGGCTCGAGAGTCCTCCGGGGGACACTCGGGCACCACGATCACACGGTTCATCGACGACCGTATCCCGACTTCACAGAGACGTGC